Proteins co-encoded in one Kocuria flava genomic window:
- a CDS encoding sugar phosphate isomerase/epimerase family protein — MKIALDPTPFHHTHSLLEFPALARELGYDHLQLTPHPDFLPFFNHPKADDRLVADLRRACRDAGVQIASVLPVLRWSAPDPDAREAAVRYWKRAIRMTVDLGVQQMNTEFQGRPELAEESERAFYRSMEELLPIIEREGVHIAIDPHPDDFVEQGLAAWRVIRGVNSPYLGFAYVAPHTFHMADEPLEIMRTVGDRIRVVHVADSMDHRRSHGLRYITNPPGSPARVHQHLRIGDGDVDWDEFFGGLAETGFLDREETVMVSSVFAENENAVAVSRYQLEQMTERAEAARSAVRSRGTQKEEVRA, encoded by the coding sequence ATGAAGATCGCCCTCGACCCGACGCCCTTCCACCACACGCACTCCCTGCTGGAGTTCCCGGCGCTGGCCCGCGAGCTCGGCTACGACCACCTGCAGCTGACCCCCCACCCGGACTTCCTGCCCTTCTTCAACCACCCCAAGGCCGACGACCGCCTCGTCGCCGACCTGCGCCGGGCCTGCCGCGACGCCGGGGTGCAGATCGCCTCCGTGCTGCCCGTGCTGCGCTGGTCCGCCCCGGACCCGGACGCCCGCGAGGCCGCCGTGCGCTACTGGAAGCGGGCCATCCGGATGACCGTGGACCTCGGCGTGCAGCAGATGAACACCGAGTTCCAGGGCCGGCCCGAGCTGGCCGAGGAGTCCGAGCGCGCCTTCTACCGCTCGATGGAGGAGCTGCTGCCGATCATCGAGCGCGAGGGCGTCCACATCGCGATCGACCCCCACCCCGACGACTTCGTGGAGCAGGGCCTGGCCGCCTGGCGGGTGATCCGCGGCGTGAACTCCCCGTACCTGGGCTTCGCCTACGTCGCCCCCCACACCTTCCACATGGCCGACGAGCCCCTCGAGATCATGCGCACGGTCGGCGACCGGATCCGCGTGGTGCACGTGGCCGACAGCATGGACCACCGCCGCTCGCACGGGCTGCGCTACATCACCAACCCGCCCGGCAGCCCGGCCCGCGTCCACCAGCACCTGCGGATCGGCGACGGCGACGTCGACTGGGACGAGTTCTTCGGCGGTCTCGCCGAGACCGGCTTCCTCGACCGCGAGGAGACGGTGATGGTCTCCTCGGTCTTCGCCGAGAACGAGAACGCGGTGGCGGTCTCCCGCTACCAGCTCGAGCAGATGACGGAGCGCGCCGAGGCCGCCCGGAGCGCCGTCCGG
- a CDS encoding sugar phosphate isomerase/epimerase family protein, producing MAQQHAATATAPAGEQAENPVLIGTAPDSWGVWFADDPKQTPWQRFLDEVVEAGYSWIELGPYGYLPTDPAHLADELGQRGLKVSAGTVFTAFHRGADQWEEAWEPARRVAELTAAMGGEHIVVIPAMWRDDVTGEAVEDEHLSAEQWQALCAGHDRLGKVLREEYGLQQQFHSHADSHVCGQPDIETFLQRTDPELVTLCLDTGHAEYGGASSVDLIRTYPERIGYLHLKQIDPVVLERVRRENLTWAAANLAGVMVEPPAGLPDLAAVVAEVEKLGRPVFGIVEQDMYPVSSFDVPLPIATRTRSYLTGCGSRTRVR from the coding sequence ATGGCGCAGCAGCACGCGGCCACCGCCACCGCCCCGGCGGGGGAGCAGGCCGAGAACCCCGTCCTCATCGGCACCGCCCCGGACTCCTGGGGCGTCTGGTTCGCCGACGACCCGAAGCAGACCCCGTGGCAGCGCTTCCTCGACGAGGTCGTCGAGGCCGGCTACTCCTGGATCGAGCTGGGCCCCTACGGCTACCTGCCCACCGACCCCGCCCACCTGGCGGACGAGCTCGGTCAGCGCGGGCTGAAGGTCTCCGCCGGGACGGTGTTCACCGCCTTCCACCGCGGCGCCGACCAGTGGGAGGAGGCCTGGGAGCCCGCCCGGCGGGTGGCCGAGCTGACCGCGGCGATGGGCGGTGAGCACATCGTCGTCATCCCCGCCATGTGGCGCGACGACGTCACCGGGGAGGCCGTGGAGGACGAGCACCTGAGCGCCGAGCAGTGGCAGGCCCTGTGCGCGGGCCACGACCGGCTCGGCAAGGTGCTGCGCGAGGAGTACGGGCTGCAGCAGCAGTTCCACTCCCACGCCGACTCCCACGTGTGCGGCCAGCCCGACATCGAGACGTTCCTGCAGCGCACCGACCCCGAGCTGGTCACCCTGTGCCTGGACACCGGGCACGCCGAGTACGGCGGGGCCTCCTCCGTGGACCTGATCCGCACGTACCCCGAGCGCATCGGCTACCTGCACCTGAAGCAGATCGACCCCGTGGTCCTGGAGCGGGTCCGCCGCGAGAACCTCACCTGGGCCGCCGCGAACCTCGCCGGCGTCATGGTCGAGCCGCCCGCGGGCCTGCCCGACCTCGCCGCGGTCGTCGCCGAGGTCGAGAAGCTCGGCCGGCCGGTCTTCGGCATCGTGGAGCAGGACATGTACCCCGTCTCCTCCTTCGACGTCCCGCTGCCCATCGCCACGCGCACCCGCTCCTACCTCACCGGCTGCGGCTCCCGCACCCGCGTCCGCTGA
- the sucC gene encoding ADP-forming succinate--CoA ligase subunit beta, producing the protein MDLFEYQARDLFEKHGVPVLQGIVATTPEEAKAAAEKIGGVTVVKAQVKVGGRGKAGGVKVAKTADEAYEHAQQILGMDIKGHTVHRVMIAQGADIAEEYYFSILLDRANRSYLAMCSVEGGMEIEQLAVERPEALARVEVVPTEGITEAKAQEIVREAKFDDETAAKVVPVLVKLWDVFKKEDATLVEVNPLVKTGAGDIVALDGKVSLDENAEFRQPDHAALADKSSADPLEEKAKEHDLNYVKLDGEVGIIGNGAGLVMSTLDVVAYAGEKHGDVKPANFLDIGGGASAEVMAAGLDVILNDPQVKSVFVNVFGGITACDAVANGIVKALEILGDEANKPLVVRLDGNNVEEGRRILSEAAHPLVTLAETMDQGADKAAELAQSAQ; encoded by the coding sequence GTGGACCTGTTCGAATACCAGGCACGCGACCTGTTCGAGAAGCACGGCGTGCCCGTGCTCCAGGGCATCGTCGCCACCACCCCGGAAGAGGCCAAGGCCGCCGCCGAGAAGATCGGCGGCGTCACGGTCGTCAAGGCGCAGGTCAAGGTCGGCGGCCGCGGCAAGGCCGGTGGCGTCAAGGTCGCCAAGACGGCCGACGAGGCCTACGAGCACGCCCAGCAGATCCTCGGCATGGACATCAAGGGCCACACCGTCCACCGCGTGATGATCGCCCAGGGCGCGGACATCGCCGAGGAGTACTACTTCTCCATCCTGCTCGACCGCGCAAACCGCTCCTACCTGGCCATGTGCTCGGTCGAGGGCGGCATGGAGATCGAGCAGCTCGCCGTCGAGCGCCCCGAGGCCCTCGCCCGGGTCGAGGTCGTCCCCACCGAGGGCATCACCGAGGCCAAGGCCCAGGAGATCGTGCGCGAGGCGAAGTTCGACGACGAGACCGCCGCCAAGGTCGTTCCCGTCCTCGTGAAGCTGTGGGACGTCTTCAAGAAGGAGGACGCGACCCTCGTCGAGGTCAACCCGCTGGTCAAGACCGGCGCCGGCGACATCGTCGCCCTCGACGGCAAGGTCTCCCTCGACGAGAACGCCGAGTTCCGCCAGCCCGACCACGCCGCGCTCGCCGACAAGTCCAGCGCCGACCCGCTGGAGGAGAAGGCCAAGGAGCACGACCTCAACTACGTCAAGCTCGACGGCGAGGTCGGCATCATCGGCAACGGCGCGGGCCTGGTCATGTCCACCCTCGACGTGGTCGCCTACGCCGGCGAGAAGCACGGCGACGTCAAGCCCGCCAACTTCCTCGACATCGGCGGCGGCGCCTCCGCCGAGGTCATGGCCGCGGGCCTGGACGTCATCCTCAACGACCCGCAGGTCAAGTCCGTCTTCGTCAACGTCTTCGGCGGCATCACCGCGTGCGACGCCGTGGCCAACGGCATCGTCAAGGCCCTGGAGATCCTCGGCGACGAGGCGAACAAGCCGCTCGTGGTGCGCCTGGACGGCAACAACGTCGAGGAGGGCCGCCGCATCCTCTCGGAGGCGGCCCACCCGCTGGTCACCCTCGCGGAGACCATGGACCAGGGCGCCGACAAGGCCGCCGAGCTGGCCCAGTCCGCCCAGTAA
- the sucD gene encoding succinate--CoA ligase subunit alpha, producing MAIFLNKDSKVIVQGITGGEGTKHTARMLAAGTQVMGGVNARKAGTTVSHQDKDGNAVELPVFGTVAEAVEKTGADVSIVFVPPAFTKDAVIEAVDAGVPLVVVITEGIPVQDSAEFWAYAKSRTDENGKQVTRIIGPNCPGIITPGESLVGITPANITGKGKIGLVSKSGTLTYQMMYELRDIGFSTAIGIGGDPVIGTTHIDALEAFEADPETEAIVMIGEIGGDAEERAADFIKANVTKPVVGYVAGFTAPEGKTMGHAGAIVSGSSGTAQAKKEALEAVGVKVGKTPSETAQLMREIFEAK from the coding sequence ATGGCTATCTTTTTGAACAAGGACTCCAAGGTCATCGTTCAGGGCATCACCGGCGGCGAGGGCACCAAGCACACCGCGCGCATGCTCGCGGCGGGCACCCAGGTCATGGGCGGCGTCAACGCACGCAAGGCCGGGACCACCGTCTCCCACCAGGACAAGGACGGCAACGCCGTCGAGCTGCCCGTCTTCGGCACCGTCGCCGAGGCCGTCGAGAAGACCGGCGCGGACGTCTCCATCGTCTTCGTGCCGCCGGCCTTCACCAAGGACGCCGTCATCGAGGCCGTCGACGCCGGGGTCCCGCTCGTCGTCGTGATCACCGAGGGCATCCCCGTCCAGGACTCCGCCGAGTTCTGGGCCTACGCCAAGTCGCGCACCGACGAGAACGGCAAGCAGGTCACCCGCATCATCGGGCCGAACTGCCCCGGCATCATCACCCCGGGCGAGTCCCTCGTGGGCATCACCCCGGCGAACATCACGGGCAAGGGCAAGATCGGGCTGGTCTCCAAGTCCGGCACCCTGACCTACCAGATGATGTACGAGCTGCGCGACATCGGGTTCTCCACCGCCATCGGCATCGGCGGCGACCCGGTCATCGGCACCACCCACATCGACGCCCTCGAGGCGTTCGAGGCGGACCCCGAGACCGAGGCCATCGTGATGATCGGCGAGATCGGCGGCGACGCCGAGGAGCGCGCCGCGGACTTCATCAAGGCCAACGTCACCAAGCCGGTCGTCGGCTACGTCGCCGGCTTCACCGCCCCGGAGGGCAAGACCATGGGCCACGCCGGCGCCATCGTCTCCGGGTCCTCGGGCACGGCCCAGGCCAAGAAGGAGGCCCTCGAGGCCGTGGGCGTGAAGGTCGGCAAGACCCCGTCCGAGACCGCCCAGCTGATGCGGGAGATCTTCGAGGCCAAGTGA
- a CDS encoding tautomerase family protein codes for MPLVRIDVIEHRRTSEQLRELADAVQDVMLETFAAPARDRYQIITEHRPGRIIAEDTGLGYTRSEDVVVVQILQQGRDEAQKRAVYRALAERLRERTGLDPQDLIVAVSANTRADWSFGEGQAQFLEGRL; via the coding sequence ATGCCCCTCGTGCGCATCGACGTCATCGAGCACCGCCGCACCTCCGAGCAGCTCCGCGAGCTGGCCGACGCCGTGCAGGACGTGATGCTCGAGACCTTCGCCGCCCCCGCCCGCGACCGCTACCAGATCATCACCGAGCACCGGCCCGGCCGGATCATCGCCGAGGACACCGGGCTGGGCTACACCCGCAGCGAGGACGTCGTCGTCGTCCAGATCCTCCAGCAGGGCCGCGACGAGGCGCAGAAGCGGGCCGTCTACCGGGCCCTGGCCGAGCGGCTGCGCGAGCGCACCGGGCTGGACCCGCAGGACCTGATCGTGGCCGTGAGCGCGAACACCCGCGCCGACTGGTCCTTCGGCGAGGGGCAGGCCCAGTTCCTCGAGGGCCGCCTCTGA